In Tenebrio molitor chromosome 8, icTenMoli1.1, whole genome shotgun sequence, a genomic segment contains:
- the LOC138137493 gene encoding short/branched chain specific acyl-CoA dehydrogenase, mitochondrial-like, producing MKLSSLLKLSKPVNKTVVRQLFNGAIKLQQTRENIDLYTNHLPLTNLSDDELVMKETVARLAREQIAPHVRDMESEGKFKQSVVDMLFSNGLMGIEIGSEYGGADCNFMTTILCIEEISKVDPAVAVLVDIQNTLVNNVIQKLGTRDQKHKYLPQLATNMCSGFALTEATSGSDAFALKTTATKDGSDFVLNGSKMWISNSDLAGLFLVMANANPSAGYKGITCFLVERDTPGLTIAPSEKKLGLCASGTCMINFDNVRVPESAILGEYGKGYKIAAGFLNEGRIGIGAQMIGLAQGCFDATIPYTLERTQFGKALFSFQSMQHQIAQLATQIECARLLTYNAARLVESGEPFVKQAAMAKWYAADVAQQTCVKCIDWMGGVGFSKDFIQEKFYRDVKIGSIYEGTYNMQLSTIAKHLEKMYKN from the exons ATGAAACTGTCCAGTTTGTTAAAGTTGTCAAAACCC GTTAACAAAACAGTCGTTCGACAATTATTCAATGGGGCaattaaattacaacaaaCTAGAGAAAACATCGACCTTTACACCAACCACTTACCTTTAACAAATCTCAGCGACGATGAATTAGTTATGAAAGAAACTG TTGCTCGCTTGGCCAGAGAACAGATAGCTCCACATGTCAGAGATATGGAATCGGAGGGAAAATTCAAACAATCCGTCGTAGACATGTTGTTCAGCAACGGG TTGATGGGGATCGAAATCGGTAGCGAATACGGTGGTGCTGACTGTAACTTCATGACCACGATACTGTGCATCGAAGAGATTTCCAAAGTGGATCCCGCGGTTGCCGTCTTGGTGGATATTCAAAACACGTTGGTCAACAACGTGATCCAAAAGTTGGGCACTCGCGAccaaaaacacaaatatttacCACAACTGGCAACGAATATG TGTAGTGGTTTTGCGCTAACTGAGGCCACATCTGGATCAGATGCGTTTGCTTTGAAGACAACTGCGACGAAAGATGGTTCTGATTTTGTACTCAATGGATCGAAGATGTGGATTTCAAATTCGGATCTGGCAGGGTTGTTTCTCGTTATGGCCAATGCTAATCCAAGTGCA GGTTACAAAGGAATTACATGTTTTCTGGTTGAGAGAGACACTCCTGGGCTGACCATAGCCCCATCAGAGAAGAAACTAGGTCTGTGCGCTTCAGGCACTTGCATGatcaattttgacaacgtGCGGGTACCAGAATCCGCCATTTTGGGTGAATACGGAAAGGGATATAAAATCGCAGCTGGGTTTTTAAACGAGGGACGAATAGGGATTGGTGCCCAAATGATCGGCTTGGCTCAGGGATGTTTCGACGCGACTATACCGTACACTCTGGAGAGGACTCAGTTCGGAAAGGCGCTCTTCAGTTTCCAG AGTATGCAACATCAAATAGCGCAGTTAGCCACGCAAATTGAATGCGCTAGGCTTCTCACGTACAATGCGGCAAGGCTGGTCGAAAGTGGTGAGCCTTTTGTGAAGCAAGCCGCGATGGCTAAGTGGTACGCGGCAGATGTGGCCCAACAAACTTGCGTTAAATGTATCGACTGGATGGGCGGTGTTGGGTTTAGTAAGGATTTTATCCAAGAGAAATTTTACAGGGATGTTAAAATTGGGAGCATCTACGAGGGGACCTACAACATGCAACTGAGTACTATTGCCAAACACCTAgagaaaatgtacaaaaacTGA